GGGCAGGTGACGCTGCGCCTCGAGCAGTTGCGCGAGATCGGCCACCCCGTCGACAAAGTGGAGCTGATCCTGATGGGCGGCACCATGACCGCCCGCTCCCACGACTACCAGGAGTGGTTCGTCAAGCGCGCCCTCGAGGCGATGAACGACTACGACGTCGACAAGGAGCCCGAACCGGCCGAGGGAGAGAGCTTCGCGCAGGATCCGGAGGAGTACGAGTTCCGGTATTTGGAAGACGTGATCGCGGAGAACGAGACCGCGGACGTCCGCAACATCGGGACCACCTTCGAGACCAAGCCCGACTGGTGCGACCCCGAGCAGATCGACCGGATGCTCGATCTCGGCGGCACGAAGGTCGAGGTCGGCGTCCAGACCACCTACGAGCGGGTCAACCGGGAGATGCACCGCGGCCACGGCGTCCAGGAGTCGATGGACGCCAACCAGCGGCTGCGGGACTCGGCCTTTAAGGTCGGCTTCCACATGATGCCCGGCCAGCCCGGGATGTCCAAGGAGATGTGTCTCGAGGACTTCCGGCGCATCTTCGAGGAAGAGGAGTGGAAGCCCGACTACCTCAAAATCTACCCGATGCTAATCGTCCGCGACACGGCGACCTACGACTGGTGGCACCGCGGCGAGTTCGAGCCGCTAGGCAACGACGAGGCCGCCGAACTGATCGCGGAGATCAAGGACATGATCCCCCGCTACACGCGCCTCCAGCGCGTCCAGCGGGACATCCCGGCGGACTTCATCGACGCCGGCGTCTGGAAGTCCAACCTCCGGCAACTCGCCCGCCAGCGCATGGAGGAACACGGCTGGTCCTGCGACTGTATCCGCTGTCGCGAAGTCGGGATGAACGACGAGGAACCCGAGAACGTCGAACTCGACGTCATGACCTACGACGCCTGCGGCGGCACGGAGCACTTCATCTCCGTCGAGGACTTCGACAAGGACCTCCTGATCGGCTTCTGCCGGTTGCGGTTCCCGTCGAATCCGGTGCGGCCGGAACTCGAGAACGCCGCCCTGATCCGCGAACTCCACGTCTACGGCAGCGAAGTGACCATGGGCGACGAGGGAGAGACGGACCAGCACCAGCACAGGGGCTACGGCCGCCGACTGATGGAGAAGGCCGAGGAGCTCGCCGCCGACGCGGGCTACGACAAGGTCAGCGTCATCTCCGGGATCGGCGCCCGCGAGTACTACCGGAACAAACTCGGCTACCACCAGGACGGGCCGTACGTGAGCAAGCGGCTCTGACGGTCGATACCGGAGTTCGTTCTCGGAGGTCGCGTTACCGCTCCGACGGATCCTTTTCGTATTCCTGCAGACGCTCGTATTCCTCCCCCGTGATCGGCAGAATCGTCCCGTGCTTGAACCCGTACGGGAACGAAAACTCCTCGTTGGCGCGCACGAACTCCCCCTCCAGCGACTCGGCGACGAACGGCACGTACCCCTGCGTCTCCGGACTACCGCCGAAGTAATCCAGGAACAGACACCACCGCCCGTCCTCGAGTCGCACGGCGGTCGGCGCTTCGTAGCGCGCGCCCTCGAGTCCCTCCATGGTGCGATCGAACGCCGACACTCGGGTGAACGGCCCGGTCGGACGGTCGCTTTTCACTAGAATGATGCCGGTCGGGTTCTCGTCGCTCTTTAGGAAACAGTAGTACGACCCGTTTTCCTCGTACATCGCGGAATCGATGACGCCGCTGTCGTCCTTTCGGTATAGCAGTTCCGGCTCCGAGAACGTCTCGAACGAGTCGGTTCGGGCGTAGTAGATGGCCTTCTCCTCGTACTCGTCGCTGCGGTGGGACGACGACCAGTGGACGACATAGTCGCCGTTCTCAGCGTCGTAAGTGATATCCGGCGCCCAGAGGCAGCCGAACTGTCCGTCCCCGAGTTCGACCATCCGCTGGTCGGACCAGTCGACCAGGTTCTCGGACTCCCACAGCACCAGCGCGTCGCTCCCGTTGCGATTGATCTCCTCCCACGAGCCGTCGTACTGGTTGGGCATCCCGTAGGCCAGGCTGAGGTCCGTTCCCATGATCACGAACCGCCCGTCGGTCGTTCTGGTGATCGTACAGTCCCTGACCCCCTTGTCGCCCTTGTAGCTCCAGAGTATGGGGTCACCGCCGTTTACCGCCTCCCAGTGAAATCCGTCTTCGCTGATCCCGAAGTACACCTGCTCGCCGTCGGGCGTCCGCTTCTCCCGAAAGTGAACGAATAGGTATGGCATACCCCGACAGTTGGTACACGCTCCCGTATCCGTTTCTATCTCGTCACGCGCTAGTACTCTCACCTGAGCCGAGGTTTCGACGGAACCACGTTGAATATCCCGCTCGAATGCTCGAGCACCGATGCACATCTACTCCTCTGCGATTCGGTTCAATACCACACCCACAATAGCGGCAGTGATGGCCACCAAAACCACTGCGAAAAGCATTAACATACCGACAAATATTGCACCGCCGAATAGATTGGACGTGTGCATGTCGTACCAGTAACAGCCTACCAAAGGATGAGAAGCGCCGAGATAATGTAGAGTCCAGTTCCGACCGCCTTTTTCCCGGACTCCATCTGGATGAGATATGCGAATGTGATAAGAGAGATGATCGGAAACGGAAATTCAGATTCCCAGTATAGATATGTACTCATGTAGCCGACAGCTCCGGCAGCTAGAGACGTTACGCCTGCTCCGATCGTTACCCACAGGTCCGCCGGCAGATGTCCGTCGTCTGAGGGGGGCGCGTTCGCATCTGCACCGTCTGTCGCCACTTCCTTGACAGCAGTCCCGTCAGACTGACCCCCACTACATTCTGGGCAACTGTGACCGCTGTTGACGGTGGCACCGCACATTGGACCGTCCCGCGTCATCTCTGGTACCCCCCGATCAGGAGAGTTCGATTCATGGTTATTCCTCTCCCCTGATCGGAAATATATTTTATGAGTGAACATTTTGATACGCAATATTCACCCTCGAGGAGCAGGGAGGACCCCATACTGCCTCGGACCCATCGGCGGGACGGCGGACAGCCGATCGCGTTACGCTCGAGGCGAATCGCTATTCTGACTGACCGACCGCGTCCTCGAACGCCGCCTTCGCGCGCCGGCCGCCCCGCTGCAGGTAATCGATGTCGACGCCGGCCAACACGAAGTCGAAGCCGCGGTCGACCCACCGCTCGATCTCGTCCTCTTCGAACGCGAGCGTCGCGACCGGCTTGTCGACCGCGTGGCCCGCCTCGAGCACGCGGTCGACCGCCTCGAGGAACTCGTCGCCGTCCGTCTCGCCGAACAGGTCGAGCGCGGCCGAGAGGTCTGCGGGGCCGACGAACAGTCCGTCGAGGCCGTCGACGGCGGCGATTTCCTCGACGTTCTCGAACCCCGATTCGGTCTCGATTTGCGCGAGCGCGAGCGTTTCGTCGTTGGCCCGCTCGAGGTGCTCGGGGAACGCCTCCCCGTACTCGGTGCCGCGGCCGTAGCCGACGCCGCGGACGCCCTCGGGCGGGTAGCGGGTCGCCTCGACCAGCGCCCGCGCGTCCTCGGGGGAGTCGATCATCGGCGCCATCACGCCGTCGACGCCGGCGTCGAGGGTTCGCTTGATCTCCGTCGGATCGTTCTCCGAGAGGCGGACGATCGCCCCGGGATCGGTGTCGGTATCGGCGTCTGCGGCGTCGACCGCGCGGGCCATCTCCGTCACCGTCTCGATCGAGTTCGTGGAGTGCTCGGCGTCGATCATCACCGCGTCGAACGCGAGCTGCGCGCTAATTTCGGCGATCGCCGGATCGCTCAGGGCGACCCAGGTGCCGACGAGCGGCTCTCGAGCCCGGAGCTTCGAGACGAAGGTCATGCCGAATCGTTGGCCGATCGGCGAGAAAAGGTCACCGGTGGCGGAAACGCGGGCAGCGGCTCCCGCGACTCCGGCGGGCGGCGTCAGAATCCGAGATCGTCGTCGATCAGTACGAGCTGCGTGCGGTCGTCAACCCGTTCGTACTCCATGGAGACGAGCTTTCCGACGACGCTGCCCTGTCCGTAGACCTCCTGCGCGCGGGCGTCCTCGAGCGGGAGCGCGTACTCGCGGATGCGCTCGACGGCGGTCTCCCAGTCGGACTCGATCTTGTTCGTGCCCGCGACGAGGACGAGCGATTCGGCGCCGAAGGGCCAGGCGCCGACGGCGTTGCCCAGCGCGTTCGCGCCGAGAATTTCGCCGCTCTCGGCGATCGCGTTCGCGCCGTCGAAGAAGACGTCGGCGGTGGTCGCCTCGCGGCGACGGGTCGACCGTTCGTCCTCGTCGTCGATCTGCTCGAGGGCGTTGCCGACGTAGTCGAAGCCGTCGGCCTCCGCCAGCACGTCGGTGAAGCCGATCTCCTCGAGCGTCGTCGAGTGGCCGTCCATTACCTCGGCGCCGTCGGGGATCTGGTCGGTCAGGTGCTCCCGAGCAGCGTCTCCGTCGTCGAAGACGTGGACCTCGATATTTCGCTCCTCGACGTTGGAGACGACGGTCTCGAGCGTTTCCTCGTCCGGCCGGTCGTCGAAGCGGGCGGGATCGATCTCGAGGTCGTCGACGAAATCGTCCTTCGTGTAGTAGTCAGGTGCCATCGTCGCGGACGATTTGCCGCCGAGGCGGATCAGCGGCGGGCCTGAATACGTCGACGGCGCATCGCCGGACGGCGGGACTGGCGCCGACTGCGTCGGCCGATCAGACTGCAAGCACCGTATCAACGATCAGCATCAGTGCGAAGCCGACGACGAAGGCTGCGGTTGCGATATCGGCGTGCCCGTGACCGTGGCTCGAGGGGACCAACTCGCGGAAGACGACGGCGATCATCGCGCCGGCGGCGAAGCCGGCCGCGACGGGGAACAGGTTCGAGACGAACGCGACCAGCGCGAAGCCGACGGCCGCGGCGATCGGTTCCGGGACGCCGCCCGACAGCGTCGTGTACAGGAGGGTCCGCGGGCCGGAGATGCCGGCTCGGACCGAAGGAACGGCCATCGCGAACCCGTCGGGGACGTTCTGGACGGCGATCGCCGTCGCGATGGCCAGTCCCAGCGCGGCCTCGCCGCTGGCGAAGGCGATCCCGACGGCCAGCCCCTCGGGGACGTTGTGGATCGTGATCGCGGCGCCGACCAGCGCGGCCCGGCGGAGGTCGTCGCTGACTCCGTCTTCGGGACCCGTTTCGACGCGCTCCGACAGCGTCGGGAGGTCGCCGGCCGGATCGCGGAGTTTCGTCCCCTCGACCTGCTCGCCGGGAAAGAGCACGTGGATGTGCGGCAAGAGCGCGTTGCTCGCGAGCAGGAAGCCGCCGCCGGCGACGAGTCCCGCGACGACTTCGAACGGCGAGCCGAGCTCGAGGCCGGGGAGCACGAGCGCGAAGACGGCCGCGCCGACCATGATTCCCGACGCGAGGCCGAGCGAGCCGTCGTAGACGCGGTGGCTGATCCGATCGGTGAGCAACAGCGGCAAGGCGCCGATGCCGGTCGTGCAGCCGGCGAGCGTCGAAACGACGAGAACTTCCTCGAGCGACGACATATCTGGCCGTTCGAAGCCGACGGACAAACGTTTGCCGGCTCTCGGCAGTCGTTTCGACCGGCGTATTCCGGTCGAAAATATTATCGGTGGCGAAATAGTTTAGCCGGGTCGTGCGAAATCGAGGGTCATGTCGTCCGTACGCTTCGAGAACGGGAAGCGAGTCATCCGGAACTGGGACCGGGTATTCGAGGCCGCGTCCGCCGAACCGCGGCGACAGATCGTCATCTCGCTGTCGGACGTTTCGCCGGACGAATCGGTGCCGCTGCCGGAGCGCGCGATCAACCCGAACGTCCCCGCCGATCCGGAGCCCCTGCGGCGCGACCTGCTCCATCGACACCTGCCGCTGTTAGCGGACTACGAGTTCGTCGAGTGGGAGGCCGATCCGCTCGTCGCGAGTCGCGGCCCCCGGTTCGCGGAGGTCGCGGCCGTGTTCGAGGCGATCCAGTCGTCCGCCGTAGCGCTTCCCGACTCGCTGGTGATCGGCTGTCAGCGACTCGAGCGGGAACAACAATTCGACGATCGGTAGCGATCGGCCACAGTTACAGTTCGGGACTGGTTGGCGATCGTCCGTAACTCCGAGCAGTTCGGCGATGACACTTTCTCTCTGACTGCGAAGGCGGCCGTGATCGGTGCGTACGAGGCGGGAATGGGATCGGCGCTCAATCGATCGTCAACTCGAGTTCCAGCAGCCCGAGATACGAATCGGCGTTCCCGCTGGTGCGGAACTCGGTCGGCGTCGCGTCGACGAACCGGTAGAACTCGTTTTGCGTGGACGGGACGACGTTCGAGCCGTCCTCGCGGCGGAGGTACGCGGGCGAGTCGGTCTGTCGGAGTTGGTCGGCCCGCTCGGTCCAGTCCTCGGGCCCGTAGAGGAAGACGCCGAACGAGAACCGGCCCGCGGTCAGCGCGTCGTGTTTCGTCTCGAACTGGTCGGCCTCCTCGATGCGGTACTCTTCGTCGCTCACCCAGGCGAGCGCCGCCACGCCCTGGGTCATGAGGAGGTAGAAGTCCCACGACACCGTCGCGTCGAAGACGGCCCACGTGTTCCGCGGGCCGACGGAGTCGACCTCGACGCTGAACGCCGGCCGACCCCGCGAGCCGGTCGGCTCGTGGACGAAGGTGGCGTCGTAGCCGGGCACGCGGATTCCGCGGTCGTGGTAGACGACGCCCTCGGGGTCGATCGGGAGCGAGCCCTCGCCGACAAGTTCGTCGACGAACTCGAGGACCTGAACGCCGCCCTCCTCCTCGAGGCGCTCGAGGAACGACGGGATTCGGTGGACTTCGGCCCAGGGGCGCTGGTTCGGCGCGCTCATCGTCTCAGCGACCTCCGTGGGCTTGCGGTCGAACTCGAGGGGCGATTCGAGCGCCGGGCGTCCGGGGCTCGCGTCGACGGACCGCTCGTCTCGGCGACGATCGTGTGCATAGTTGTCCGAAACGGGCGGATTCGGATTAGGCTTTCCGACCTCGGGCCGCCGAAATCCACCGACTCGATCGCGATTCGGTCGCGCCGGTTCGGCGCCGTCGACCCGAGACGCGGAGCGACACGCCTTTTTGACCGCGCCGGGCACTTTCGGTATGGACCAGAAGCGGGAGCTTACGAGCGTCGATCTCGCCGCCCTCGTCGAAGAACTCGGCGCGTACGAGGGCGCGAAGGTCGACAAGGCCTATCTTTACGGCGACGACCTCGTCCGGCTGAAGATGCGGGACTTCGATCGGGGCCGCACCGAGTTGATCTTCGAGGTCGGCGAGGTCAAGCGCGCCCACACGGTCGCCCCCGAGCGAGTACCCGACGCCCCCGGCCGGCCGCCGCAGTTCGCGATGATGCTGCGCAACCGGCTCTCGGGCGCGGACTTCGCCGGCGTCGAGCAGTACGAGTTCGACCGCATCCTCGAGTTCACCTTCGAGCGCGACGACGGTACCACCCGGATCATCGTCGAACTCTTCGGGCAGGGTAACGTCGCCGTCACCGACGGCGAGTACGAGGTGATCGACTGCCTCGAGACCGTCCGCCTGAAATCGCGAACCGTCGTCCCGGGCTCGCGCTACGAGTTCCCCGACACGCGGACGAACCCCCTGACGGTCTCGCGGGACGCGTTCTACCGGGAGATGGACGACTCCGACACGGACGTCGTCCGGACGCTGGCGACGCAGCTCAACTTCGGTGGCCTCTACGCCGAGGAACTCTGTACCCGCGCCGGCGTCGAGAAGGCGATGGACATCGCCGAGGCCGACGAGGACGTCTACGACCGGATCTACGAGGCAATCGAGCGACTCGCGCTCGATATCCGGAACGGGAACTTCGACCCGCGGCTGTACCTCGAGCGCGAGGACGACGACGACGGGAACGGGGATGACGAGGACGATGTTCAGGAGCGCGTCATCGACGTTACTCCCTTCCCGCTCGAGGAACACGAAGCCGAAGGGTTGGTCGGCGAAGCCTACGACTCCTTTTTGACCGCGCTGGACGACTACTTCTTCCGGCTCGAACTCGAGGACGAGGAGGAGCCGGACCCCACCGAACAGCGGCCCGACTTCGAGGAGGAGATCGCCAAACACGAGCGGATCATCGAGCAACAGCAGGGGGCGATCGAGGGCTTCGAGCAGGAAGCCGAGCAACTCCGCGAGAAGGCGGAACTGCTGTACGCCCGGTACGGCCTCGTCGACGACATCCTCTCGACGATCCGGAACGCCCGCGAACAGGACCGTCCCTGGGACGAGATCGAGGAGCGCTTCGAGGAGGGCAAGGAACGCGGTATCGAGGCCGCCGAGGCGGTCGTCGGCATCGACGGCAGCGAGGGGATCGTGACCGTCGATATCGACGGCGAGCGGATCGACCTCGAGGCCCGACAGGGCGTCGAGCAGAACGCGGACCGCCTCTACACCGAGGCCAAGCGCGTCGAGGAGAAGAAGGAAGGCGCGCTCGCGGCCATCGAGGACACCCGCGAGGACTTGGAGGAGGCCAAGCGCCGCCGCGAGCAGTGGGAGGCGGAGGACGCCGGCGAGGACGACGCGGACGACGAAGACGAGGGGGAAGACAAAGACTGGCTCTCGATGCCCTCCGTACCGATCCGCGAGAACGAGCCGTGGTACGATCGGTTCCGCTGGTTCCACACCAGCGACGACTACCTCGTGATCGGCGGCCGCAACGCCGACCAGAACGAGGAGATCGTCAAGAAGTACCTCGAGCCCGGCGACAAGGTGTTGCACACGCAGGCCCACGGCGGCCCCGTCACCGTGCTGAAGGCGACGGATCCGAGCGAGGCGTCCTCGAGCGACATCGAACTGCCCGACTCGAGCATCGAGGAGGCCGCGCAGTTCGCGGTCTCCTACTCCTCAGTCTGGAAGGACGGCCGCTACGCCGGCGACGTCTACGCCGTCGACTCGGATCAGGTGACCAAGACGCCCGAGAGCGGCGAATACCTCGAGAAGGGCGGGTTCGCGATCCGCGGCGATCGGACCTACTACGACGACACGCCGGTCGGCGTGGCCGTCGGGATCCAGTGCGAACCCTACACCCGCGTCATCGGCGGCCCGCCGTCGGCTATCGAGGGGCAGGCCGAGACGACGATCGAACTCGAGCCCGGACGCTACGCCCAGGCCGACGCGGCAAAGCGGATGTACCGGCGGTTCCGCGAGCGGTTCGAAGACGAGTCGTTCGTCCGCAAGATCGCGAGTCCGGACCGAATTCAGCACTTCATGCCGCCGGGCGGAAGTCGGATCGCCGAGGAGTAGCCTCGCTGCGTTCGGAACGGATCCGGCCCTCGACGTCGATTTCGCACCCGAGAGTGGCGCGAGACTCGAGTCCGATTCGGCTCGGTCGCTGAAATCGAATCGCGATCGAATCCACACGTGGTATATATACGACTCGTTTGATCGCGTCGGTTCGCGCCCCACCGGCGGCCGAAACCCGCGATTACTCGCGCGACTCGAGCCCCCCTGTCGAACACCGATTAGCTTCGGAACAACCCTCATAACGGCGGGGCCGATAGGACGGGTGTGATCGCTCTAGCTTCGTCGATCGGCAGCATCGCACTGGTAGCCGGGCCGCTGCAGAGCGATACGACGACGCTCGGGATCGCCGCTGCGATCGTCTTCGCGCTGGTCGTGTTTATAGCCGTCATGGTGTACCTCGCGTTCGGCCCGCACAACACCGTCCTGCAGGACGACGAGACGCCGATCGGCCGCGACCGATCGGTTGCCGGCGAATCCGGAGCCGAATCCGAATCCGACTCCGACTCCGACGCGGACGCGAACGCGGTGCAGGGTCAGCCGGACGAGCCCCGCGCGAACGCCGGCGAGGGAACCGAAACGGACGGCGCCTCGAGCACGTAGTCGGCGAAACCGCCCCCGGCAGCGCCATGGGCAGCGTACACGGCCCCCGGCGGTGACCGTCCGCTATGCCGGAACTCGGAACCGCAACGATCGTCTACGAAACGTCGGACGGCGACGTCGAGGAGGTCGACGTCGACAACGACCACATCGCGTACTTCCAGGATCACTGGCTGTTCGCTTACGATATCGACGACGAGGGGAACGATATCGTCCGGCGAGTACCGCACAATCGCGTCTACTACGTCGAGCGCTCAGTAGAGGAACTCGAGGACACATTCGATACGGCCGTCGACAAGGCCAAGGACAAACTCCAGAAGCTCGGAGACTGACAGCCGCGAGGGTGTTCGACTCGCTCGAGGATCAGGCGTAGCCGCCCCGCGGGAGTCGGCCGGCGCGGGCGAGGACGGCCATGGCGACGGCGATGGCGGCGACGAAGAACACGTAGCCGCGGAAGACTGCCGTGTAACCGAGGCCAGCCTGAGCGAAGGCGCCGACGGCGACGCTGCCGGTCGCCTGAATGAGCATCATCGTCGCGCTGAAACCCGCGTAGGCGCTGGCGCGGTTCTCGTCGGGCAGCGAGTCGAGCAGGTAGGCGTCGGCCACCGGGAAGAGACAGTGGATGATCAGTCCCATCGCGACCGTGACGGCGGCGATCGCGACGAGCCCCTCGACGACGGTGACGGCGGCGAGGCAGGCGACGAACCCGACGAGCGTCGCGAGCAGTACGGGGAGATAGGAGAACCGATCCGCGAGGCGGCCGGCGATGACGAACGACGGGACGCCGGCGGCGAACAGCACCGTCAGCAGGGTCGTTCCAGTCTCGGAGGGGATCCCCTTCGCGGCGCCGAGGTACGTGACGTAGAAGTTGAACACGCCCTGCCAGACGAAGCCGGTGAAGCCGACGAAGACGATGCCGACGGCGATCAGCCGCCACTGCGCGCGGATCGCGGCGAGGAAGTCACGGTCGTCAGCGCCGGCGTTCGGCATCTCGGCGCGCCGGACGGCGAACAGGAAGGCCACGGTGAGCAGAAACGCGAGGACGGCGAGCGCGCCGAAGACGAGCCGCCACGAGCCGCGGACGATCGCGACCGAGACCAGTATCGGCGCCGTGACGGCGGCGATCTGGGAGAACATCCCGCGGACCCCGACCGCGAGGCCGACCCGCTCGGGGAAGAGTTCGCTCACGAGTGGATTCGCGGCGATAAAGAAGATGCCCGTCGCGAGGCCAACGAGCAAGGCGCCGGCGATGGTGAACCAGATGCCTGGCGAGAGCGCGGTCAGCGCGGACGTGACGCTGAGGAAGAGCCCCATTCCGAGAAGAGCGCGGTGCCGGCTGATCCGCGTCAGGAGATAGCCCGTCGGCAGCCGGGAGAGCGCGCTGCCGACCCAGACGGCCGTCGCCGCCAGCCCCGCCGTCGCCGGCGCGACGCCGGACTGGATGAAGAAATCGACCAGCGGCGCGAACGCGATCCGACCGGTGTTCACCAGAAACGAGAACACGCAGATCGTCCCGAACACGCCGAGCCGGCCCGACGGTTCCGGCAGTCGCGTGCCGATCATCGGCGCGACGAGTCGAGGCGGCAAACCGTCCGTCGCTTCGACCGCTCCGCTCGCGTGCTTCCGACTGCCGGCGACGTCCATCCCGGATCCATTCGTAGAGACACGACTACCGGTCTCTACGGTACGGAGTTGAATCTCTCGATTTGTGATATCCGGTCGCGGTTCTCGAGCGCGAAGCGATACCGACCGCTGACAACCGTGATCCGGGCGGTATCCGGACCTGGATTACGACGCCCCGTCCACGGCGCCGCCGTCGTTGGCGGCGTCGCTCGAGTCCTGCGTCGGGTTCTCGTCGATGCGGTCGCGCCACTGCTGCTGGCTCGCGTCGTGGGACGCGCCGAGGGCGATCAGGAAGCCGATGATCGCGGTCACGACCGCGATGCTGCCGACGCCGACGACGGCGATTTGGAAGACGGTTCCCGAGAGAACCTGTGCCGAAGTCAACAGCGAGACCGCCGTGACGGCCGCGATGAGCACGAGGAGGCGACCGAACCGGCCGGTCGCGAGTCCCTGACTGAATTCGTCGTCGGTGTCCAGCAGCTCGTTCAGGATACCCTCGTACTCGTCGTCGGTCGCGACGTTTCCGAGCGAGTGGAGCGAGTGGGCGATCCACAGGCCCGCGGTGACGTTGAGCAGTGCGACGAACGAGATCCGTCCCAGCTCTCCGCCGACGACCAGTCCCGCGAGAATCGCGTTCACGAACGCGATGGCCATGAGTCCGTGGGTCGCGAGCGAGCGGGTTCCGAAGTCCTCGAGCAGCGTTACGTGTGCGAGCTTCATGTATGATATTGGTTCGCAATGGGGATACGGATCGTCCCTAACAGTGGCAACCCCACCGCGTCGTCGCCGACGAACCCGATCCTCGAGCGCCCTCGCGGTCGAGGGATCGCAGCCCACTTATCACCGCCGCGTGAAGCCACGCGCATGCAGATCAA
The DNA window shown above is from Halopiger xanaduensis SH-6 and carries:
- a CDS encoding tRNA uridine(34) 5-carboxymethylaminomethyl modification radical SAM/GNAT enzyme Elp3, with amino-acid sequence MSTETPDSDDPTETEAFRQVCETLVDRILAGEIERDEVEKAKLEACSEHSAPKVPKNSELLDYAPQEHREDLEAVLQRKPVRTASGVSPVAIMTSPERCPHGKCLYCPGGPDSEFSSSQSYTGEEPAAARGVQNDYDPYGQVTLRLEQLREIGHPVDKVELILMGGTMTARSHDYQEWFVKRALEAMNDYDVDKEPEPAEGESFAQDPEEYEFRYLEDVIAENETADVRNIGTTFETKPDWCDPEQIDRMLDLGGTKVEVGVQTTYERVNREMHRGHGVQESMDANQRLRDSAFKVGFHMMPGQPGMSKEMCLEDFRRIFEEEEWKPDYLKIYPMLIVRDTATYDWWHRGEFEPLGNDEAAELIAEIKDMIPRYTRLQRVQRDIPADFIDAGVWKSNLRQLARQRMEEHGWSCDCIRCREVGMNDEEPENVELDVMTYDACGGTEHFISVEDFDKDLLIGFCRLRFPSNPVRPELENAALIRELHVYGSEVTMGDEGETDQHQHRGYGRRLMEKAEELAADAGYDKVSVISGIGAREYYRNKLGYHQDGPYVSKRL
- a CDS encoding glycoside hydrolase family 43 protein → MPYLFVHFREKRTPDGEQVYFGISEDGFHWEAVNGGDPILWSYKGDKGVRDCTITRTTDGRFVIMGTDLSLAYGMPNQYDGSWEEINRNGSDALVLWESENLVDWSDQRMVELGDGQFGCLWAPDITYDAENGDYVVHWSSSHRSDEYEEKAIYYARTDSFETFSEPELLYRKDDSGVIDSAMYEENGSYYCFLKSDENPTGIILVKSDRPTGPFTRVSAFDRTMEGLEGARYEAPTAVRLEDGRWCLFLDYFGGSPETQGYVPFVAESLEGEFVRANEEFSFPYGFKHGTILPITGEEYERLQEYEKDPSER
- a CDS encoding HpcH/HpaI aldolase family protein, whose protein sequence is MTFVSKLRAREPLVGTWVALSDPAIAEISAQLAFDAVMIDAEHSTNSIETVTEMARAVDAADADTDTDPGAIVRLSENDPTEIKRTLDAGVDGVMAPMIDSPEDARALVEATRYPPEGVRGVGYGRGTEYGEAFPEHLERANDETLALAQIETESGFENVEEIAAVDGLDGLFVGPADLSAALDLFGETDGDEFLEAVDRVLEAGHAVDKPVATLAFEEDEIERWVDRGFDFVLAGVDIDYLQRGGRRAKAAFEDAVGQSE
- a CDS encoding lactate utilization protein — translated: MAPDYYTKDDFVDDLEIDPARFDDRPDEETLETVVSNVEERNIEVHVFDDGDAAREHLTDQIPDGAEVMDGHSTTLEEIGFTDVLAEADGFDYVGNALEQIDDEDERSTRRREATTADVFFDGANAIAESGEILGANALGNAVGAWPFGAESLVLVAGTNKIESDWETAVERIREYALPLEDARAQEVYGQGSVVGKLVSMEYERVDDRTQLVLIDDDLGF
- a CDS encoding ZIP family metal transporter, which produces MSSLEEVLVVSTLAGCTTGIGALPLLLTDRISHRVYDGSLGLASGIMVGAAVFALVLPGLELGSPFEVVAGLVAGGGFLLASNALLPHIHVLFPGEQVEGTKLRDPAGDLPTLSERVETGPEDGVSDDLRRAALVGAAITIHNVPEGLAVGIAFASGEAALGLAIATAIAVQNVPDGFAMAVPSVRAGISGPRTLLYTTLSGGVPEPIAAAVGFALVAFVSNLFPVAAGFAAGAMIAVVFRELVPSSHGHGHADIATAAFVVGFALMLIVDTVLAV
- the rqcH gene encoding ribosome rescue protein RqcH, producing MDQKRELTSVDLAALVEELGAYEGAKVDKAYLYGDDLVRLKMRDFDRGRTELIFEVGEVKRAHTVAPERVPDAPGRPPQFAMMLRNRLSGADFAGVEQYEFDRILEFTFERDDGTTRIIVELFGQGNVAVTDGEYEVIDCLETVRLKSRTVVPGSRYEFPDTRTNPLTVSRDAFYREMDDSDTDVVRTLATQLNFGGLYAEELCTRAGVEKAMDIAEADEDVYDRIYEAIERLALDIRNGNFDPRLYLEREDDDDGNGDDEDDVQERVIDVTPFPLEEHEAEGLVGEAYDSFLTALDDYFFRLELEDEEEPDPTEQRPDFEEEIAKHERIIEQQQGAIEGFEQEAEQLREKAELLYARYGLVDDILSTIRNAREQDRPWDEIEERFEEGKERGIEAAEAVVGIDGSEGIVTVDIDGERIDLEARQGVEQNADRLYTEAKRVEEKKEGALAAIEDTREDLEEAKRRREQWEAEDAGEDDADDEDEGEDKDWLSMPSVPIRENEPWYDRFRWFHTSDDYLVIGGRNADQNEEIVKKYLEPGDKVLHTQAHGGPVTVLKATDPSEASSSDIELPDSSIEEAAQFAVSYSSVWKDGRYAGDVYAVDSDQVTKTPESGEYLEKGGFAIRGDRTYYDDTPVGVAVGIQCEPYTRVIGGPPSAIEGQAETTIELEPGRYAQADAAKRMYRRFRERFEDESFVRKIASPDRIQHFMPPGGSRIAEE
- a CDS encoding MFS transporter produces the protein MDVAGSRKHASGAVEATDGLPPRLVAPMIGTRLPEPSGRLGVFGTICVFSFLVNTGRIAFAPLVDFFIQSGVAPATAGLAATAVWVGSALSRLPTGYLLTRISRHRALLGMGLFLSVTSALTALSPGIWFTIAGALLVGLATGIFFIAANPLVSELFPERVGLAVGVRGMFSQIAAVTAPILVSVAIVRGSWRLVFGALAVLAFLLTVAFLFAVRRAEMPNAGADDRDFLAAIRAQWRLIAVGIVFVGFTGFVWQGVFNFYVTYLGAAKGIPSETGTTLLTVLFAAGVPSFVIAGRLADRFSYLPVLLATLVGFVACLAAVTVVEGLVAIAAVTVAMGLIIHCLFPVADAYLLDSLPDENRASAYAGFSATMMLIQATGSVAVGAFAQAGLGYTAVFRGYVFFVAAIAVAMAVLARAGRLPRGGYA